The genomic region TACCGCGCCCACTGATGTGGCTCGGGACGATCAGCTACTCGGTCTACTTGGTGCATCCGGTCCTGCTGGCGGTCACCGACGGCACGATCGGCCGCTGGCGGGAGAACAAGCCGTTGCTCGAACTGGCCTTCTACGCCGTGCTGTTGCCCCTGTGCGTAATGACCTACCGTTACATCGAGGCACCGGGGCAGGCGGTGGGGCGAAAGGTGGCGCGGCGCGTTCGGCGGCCGGGGCGGGAGTCCGTGCCGCCAGGGAGCAACGGAGGTCCCGGACCGAAACGGTCCGGGACCTCGCCACCATGATCTGGCGGTCGCTACGAGATCGTGACCCAGCCCTGGTTGGCGGAGCCGTCGCACGGGAACTGGGCGGCGGCCGCGCCGTCGGCGGTGCTGGCGCCCGAGATGCCCAGGCACAGGCCGCTCTTGCGGTTCTTCATCGCGTAGTACGTCCCGTCATAGACGCCCCAGTCCTTGTACCAGTCCTGGTTGAGGTCGCCGGACGGAGTCGCCGTGATGGCCGCCGCGCCCGCCGAAGTGCTGGCGCGGTCGATGCCGAGGTTCAGCTTCGACTGCCAGTTCTCCCAGCTGTAGACGGTGCCGCCCTCCGAAAGGACGGTCTCCCAGAGCTGCAGAAAGCTGTCGTTGCCGGATCGCTGCACGACCTTGGCCCCGTTGGCGGAGCTCACGGCCTGCAGGTACTTCCCGGACTTGAGGTTCTTGATCTTGATGGTGGCGAGGGCACGTCTCGGCGTCGGGTCGTCGCTCTGCTGCGACGGAGTGTGGGCGATCGCCGGGCCGGCTGCCGCCAGCAGCGCTCCGGCCAGCAGGGCCGCGACGGCGGCGCTCCTTCGTGTTGCGAGCATGGCATGACTCCCTGTGCTCGTGGGGGGTTCAGTGGTGAGAGTGGCCAGTCAGTTCGAGGGGGACGGAACGCCCGTACCTGCTCTAGTGCATCGCCCAGCCCTGGTTGGCCGAGTCGTCGCAGGGGAACTGGGCGGCCTGCGCGCCGTTGGCGGTGCTGGCACCCGAGATGCCCAGGC from Streptomyces chartreusis NRRL 3882 harbors:
- a CDS encoding RICIN domain-containing protein, with protein sequence MLATRRSAAVAALLAGALLAAAGPAIAHTPSQQSDDPTPRRALATIKIKNLKSGKYLQAVSSANGAKVVQRSGNDSFLQLWETVLSEGGTVYSWENWQSKLNLGIDRASTSAGAAAITATPSGDLNQDWYKDWGVYDGTYYAMKNRKSGLCLGISGASTADGAAAAQFPCDGSANQGWVTIS